In Toxoplasma gondii ME49 chromosome II, whole genome shotgun sequence, the genomic stretch gtcatTTATGATGCACGGAGGTCTCGACACACCAGTGGAAACCTGCATTACATACGCATGTGTAATTCTCgacatatatattcatacgcacatctgcatgttatacttatatatatatatatatgtatatatatttacatttTTTGTGGTAGATATGCAACTGTGTTTGTGTGCAGGAATGCATCGTTTCTCGATACGTCTTCGTCTCTACGTTTGAGCGGGTGGGTACGTCTGACATCCGTTTCTGTCCTGTCTGCGGAAGCAAGGAAGTTTTTCGATGTTTTCCTCACGGTGTGCCTCAAATGTTTCTACTGCGTTTTCTTACTCAACACATCGCCATCTTCCTGGTCGAGAAGAGTTTGGTCATCTCCGAGGGCGACGCCGTCCACGAAGATTTGAGGGACGCGCGCTGTGTCGACAGAAGGAGGCAAGTGACGAACGTCTGCACTGTTaacttctctgtctcttcaggaGAGGTCAACGAAATGGAGCTCACTTCACGAAGCAACACAACAGCGACCGAGCACTCTCCCATACTCCCCTGCACTCCACGCAGAATGAGTTACGGCATTCTTTCAGTCTGCCACAAGTCTCTCGCCGTTAATCCATCTGCACAGACATAGAGGTACACGCAAAAAATATAGAGAAGTTTctttaaatatatatatatatatatatatgtatatgtatatatatgtatatatatgtatatgtatatatatgtatatgtttatgtgtgtatatacgtatatatgtatatgcgtgtataAGTGTGTATtttttatgtatatatgtgtatgtatgcacaggtttatgtgcatgcgttgacgTGCTTGGAAATACGAGACTTACGCGAAGGCGGAAAAGACTGTCtttgcagaggaagaagtcctCGGCGCCTCCAGGCAGCAATAAGTCGACTGTCAGGAACGTCTTGGGTATCAAGAAAaccagaggaaaaagagacgaaaacagaTAAACGTTGTCGCAGAGTGCCCTGACTGTGGAGGCcggaagaaatggagacggtgcagagagcaagaaggaCGACAGCgagtggagaaacgaaaaaaacgaaggctGAGGAAAGCGACGCAAGAAGACTAGGCTAATGGTTACTGCGACGTGGTAACACGAACAGCGGGAAGTGAGCCGGCGAAGATCTCGGGTGCATCTTCATCAGGGAATTCTCATGCATGCAATTCGGTGCAGATGCTTTTCCAaagcctcctcctcctttctctaACGTGGTACATCTTCAGTTAGAAACCATTGCTCAGAACTCTTGAAAATACCTCTTGCTGCCTCTCCATGTCTGTATTTGTACAACATGCACAATTTTCTATATTCATCTGAAAGGACTGATCATGTACTTTGAGGAGACGTTTGAGCGTGacgagtttcttctccatcttgaAGGACGTCAAAGTCGTTGTATGTCAAACACTGATTTTCTCTTCCGTAAAAAAAAACTTTTCTTCGAACAGGAAAGACAGTCGGATGGCATTTACACACACGCGTAAGTGCATTGTCttgtacacatatacatcTGTCGCCATGTATAgatatttacatatataaatacgtacatatatatatatatatatatggggtAGAATATGCAGATGTATATTTTGTTTGATAGTGGATGCATGCTTTGTGTTATTTAGAGCTTCGGTGTGCGTGTAGAGACAATTACAACGAATTGCGTTTATGGACGCAGTTCGCCTCGCGATGAAAACGTACCCTGGCCGACATCAGCGTTGACATCGACAGCGAAAAAGTCGACGTCtttgcagagaagaagatggaaagCTCGTCGAGATGCAAAGACGGGGAAGGGAACAGCGTGGAGGCTCGACAGAAGTAAAACTACCTATAATGAGGAACGAAAGCCGTATCTAACGCTAGTATCATGCAATATGCAAGCACCCACTGTTCCGGCAGGACGTAATACTTCGCTGTGGTGTTGAAAAGCACAGGAAATACTCCACGAAAAAGAAGTTgacgaaagaagagcaaTTCACAAGACGGTGTCACAAGAAGGTAAACCAATCAGAAACACTTTCGCCAGCACCTTGCAGTagttcccttcttctctttgggATTTTCCATGCTTCTTCCGTATTCTgcataagtatatatatatatatatatatatatatatatatatatatatgattcCATATACGTGATATCTGTTCATTAAGAGCTTCGTCCCTCCACCGTatttcagtttctctctttgtcctTTTGGCTTTCGGCCTTTCTCagcttttccttttctgtggtGGACTGTATGGGAGTCCAgccttgttttcttccggGTCTCGCGGTTTCTGTGTACATCGCCCGGACCCCTCTCACGACGCTCGGTGCCTCTCCGACCGATCCTTCgattcctcgttttcttgttcGGAACTCacctctgtgtttccctgGAGTTTTCCAATTCTGTGCACGGGCACCGGCGGCGGCTTCGAGTCtcgtttcgtcttcgtctgcgccgCGGAATCGTCTGCCTGTCGACCCGAATCAGACTGCACGCtcagctgtatgtacaccccggGGGGGGATGCGCCGCCGGGAGCCTTCGGATGGTCGCAAGACGCCATGTGTAGAAACGAAAGGTGgttgaagaaaagagaaaagaagaaatcctcgcgaggaaagagcgCGTGCGATGGAGACGCAACAAGGGAAAGTCgtcggagaaagaaaggaacggTACTGCGGGGCGAGAGTACTTCAAACCGCCCTTTACCACCAGTATACGCGCGCTTGATTCCTGTTTACGTTTTCACTGGCTTAACCGAATCCTACGTCTGGTTGTGTTTTCGTagtctgcatgcgacttGCATGAACGGGGTTGAAATTACACCTGCGAAATTCCATTTCTCCAGCGCAGGCGAAAGACAGGGGAGTCTCGGCTAGAATCATGAAATGCGAGTAGCAGATAAAATGAGTTGAAAGCAATCTGTGAAAGGCAAGACAAGGTAAAGCACAGGCTCGTTCCAACTTCAGCGCGCACCGTCAACCGCTGTCGGAAAACATGTCCTCTATATGGCCAAGAAATGCAAGCAGAGTATTTCTTGCCGACAGTGTCGTCTACCAAGAAGATCTTGTGTTAGGAACTTGCGAGATTCCCTAGACCGTGCCTGCAATCCATGGTTTCTGCCCTCGGCTATTCCCTCGGATGTATTTTGATATACAGTTATTTATTTATacacatacgtatacatatattgaTATAGTGGCTGTCTTTATTGaggtatgcatatatacgtatatatatatatatatatatatatacgtatatatatatatatatatatacatatatatatatatacatgtatatatatatatatatatatatatatatatatgtaacgTTTATGCGGGTGTATGCGCCGATTTGTGTCTAGAGGTGTATAGACAAGTATGTATGTGAATATCTATACTTTTTCTCGATTTCAGAGCAGGCTCACGTCGAACGGGAAAACGCGAAAGTCGGTTGGAGTCTTTACATGTCGTTCAAGACTTTCATCTTGAGCTACCTTGACTAAAAATCGAGATTAGACCCTGAGCCGACGTATTGCCTGTGCGACCTTGGGAGTCGTTCATCGCCACAGTGGCACTCAACTGTCTCACCATATGGTTCGGAAGCTGTTTCTCGTGTCGTGGTTGAGACTTTGAATTTGTATCAGCTTGCAAATGTCGTTTCCAGATCCGTAGCCTTGCCCCCAGTGTGACagcaaggaagagacaagaaggtGCGAGAACccggggagaaaaaaaactttCCTTTCGCCGTGGTCTGTTGTGTTTTCGGAACGCAGCAcgtgcgtctctccagctgccGCCCGAGGAACTCGTGGAGTGTGCAGACACGTCAAGCCAAAAACCCAGAGGGCTCCACGTCTGGTTTTCTCAAAGAAAAAGTGGGGAGGGATTGGAGAAAGCGGCATCACGAGCTTTATGCACTCTATACGGACtgtcgaaaaagagaggaatcAGAGAGAAAATCTGACTTTCTGTCGAGTGGCTCATGCCACATGTTCACGGAACGTGGAGCAGCGAACTTTCGAAGCGAAACAAAAATTCGGTTTCTTGCGCGACTCAAGTGCGACATTCATCGACACGCTCCTCCGCAGCGTGGAGAAGGCATGGCAACAAAGAATCAAAGAACCATATGTGTGACACGTAGAACACAACCGATGTCCTGTATAGGCTTGCTGTCGCAGGACGTTGAAATCCACCAGCTTTTTACCGGTCTTATGCCGTCCAGGGCGGTGGACAGCAGTCACAAAGGACTGGGTAGTCTGTACTTTTTCGAACCATCTGGAGTCAGGTCAACTGGAGACTCCTTCCCCCAGTCAAAAGTCTTTCTTGGCCAATCCTCAAAAGTCAAAAAAACGGGACGGGTGACTTGCAGACTTGCAGAGCTTGCTTCAGTGCCCTTCCTCTTGGTGCCGTGTTGTTGAACTTGGCCACTGAGTAAGCTGAAGATGGTATTCGTCTGGAATGCAACAAAGCCACTCCTTAGAAACGCGACAGCGATGTCCAGAGCAATTAAAAACTCCTGTCGGCTTTGCCCTCACGCCCGTTCCTCGTTCCCGGTGTGGTGTATTTCAACAAGCACACCTACGCTGTAGCTAAAAGCGACTGCGGACAGATCACCCAGTTACGGTGCTTAGTTGTTGAATCCACCTGCATCGTTGTGCTCCGTTCACTAGTGAACCTCGAACTGACAGCTGAAAACATACCAGACGTCTCCAAAGATAAAAAAGAAGTTTGAGTAATTGGAGCGCTCGTGGCGGGACTTGACCCAACATGTCACGACACGAGCTGACGACATCCACACTTTTCCTGTGATTCTTTTAACATTGATAGTTTCGCTATTTGAACCTAGTATAGCTGAGGTCTGGCAACGCTTGTCACTGTTCGACTCATTTGATTCATGAACTTCGCGCAATAGCAGCTGAGAACACAATGGACCAAGCACAGAACCATGGCGATGAACGTCTGCATCACAAGTCTGAGTTCATATCGTATACCTGACAGGTAGTATTTCTCGAACGGTTTCATGGACTGTTGAAGATAACACCATGACAAATCGAGAGCTGCTAGGTTTGATATTTCCCGAACCAGCCGGCCTGAATCGATCTCGCGCACGGTTGCGGCGAAACTCGTGGAAGCAATGAGTGAAAGAGACCTCCGAAAAGAAGTGTATTAAAGAGGCAATTTCGTGTCATGACTTCTACCCCTTCTTCCTTACTGTTACCTACACACAGATACACACGGAAACACATGGACATACACatgaatgtatatatatacatctatagatagatatatagatatatatttGCAGATATATGTGTTTATTCAGGTGAAGAATTGTTTTCTGCATATAGAGAGGTGCCAGATGTTGCATTTGATTGGATAGAAAGTATTGTCTCGCAGCATAAACTGTTTTCATGTGATGCATTTCGTAGAACAACTAGCACAGGCGCGTGATCTCGTCGACCACACCGCGGCGATGAGCTTCAGGGTGAGTGAGTCTGCTCAACATAGAAAGGCAACCTAATAACTGCGCTACGTTCCGAACACGTTTTCAAAAGAATTGTATTCTTCACCCTTTTATGAAGCGAAAAATCCTAGCTTTTTCGACAAGAGCTATGAGCTGCGAACTGGACGAGGTCTCTCCATTTTCGAAAAACTCGGACCACTGATTGACGACGTGCATCAGCACTTGAGTTGTGTTTCACCGTTTCGCTCTTGTTCGCCGGTTTTTGATaggccttcttcctccttttttcaACAGCATAAATCTACGTACACATCATAGACCCTGATACCTGTACATGATCGCAACCTAGATGCATATTTatagagaagaagcaagttCCATATTGACTACACAGGAAGTGCCCACGCCGCTGTGTGTTAGAATTGATGAGTAaatcctctttctctttgtggTAACCACTGATTAACATCAGCGAAAAACTGTATCgtcggaagagagaaagcacgAAATATGCTAAAAACAGAAGCTGACTGAATTATCCTCGTGTTTCGCTTTTTACATTTCTCACCGCCAAAGAACAACGGAGGAACTCCactttcactttttctcttttctccgctttttctctcttctccgttaTTTCATATCGAagactctctctgtttttcttgctcCGTTGGTCTCTGTTGTAGCTTCTCTCGGACGTCTATCCTTCTCCGGCAAGAGCTCGTGTCTACATTTCCTACGGTAGAGGAAACGGACTTCCGCCGAAATCCTGCGACAGAAGAACTTTTTCGTTGtctttcgttcctcttctctcttttacacttctctgttgtctgctgtcgtcttcgttagctgagagaagcagaatAAGCCAAGGTCGTTGCCCTCGATTCTCAACAGAGTGCGTatctcctctttctgtctgtggtGTGTTCAGCCGCCtttgcacagacacacatcgGCGTAGCCTGAAAGAAGCAGCTCTTTGAAGCCTTCTACGCATTTGTCTCCGTTGATTCACATTACGTTTCGCAGTGTCTATTTCGCATTCATCGGCGCTCTTCACACTCTCAACCGAGATACCTCTCTGCCGATTCCAGcgtttctccagagagaaacgttGCACAGCCTCCTCCtagtcgcctttctctttccatcGCGAGGCCGTTTTGAtatctcgctctctcgttttttcagaCACTTTCCCCCAAAGAAACAGAGCTGAACcactcttctcgctcttcttctctctttcctctccttctccgcttcctcgcctgGAGAACTCTTCTGTCTTGCGTCGGCGGGaacgcctcctcctcgctgCACGCGTCGTCTTGTCCGCTAACTTTTTTTTTGGTCGGAAaccccttccttcttcactcgaCAAAGACTcagctcctcttcgtctttcttctcttcttcctccaccttGCTCTCCTGAAGtcgctcgtcttcttctctctctctggcgagaAAACCGGTGTGTCGCTTTCACCGCTGCGCGGAGGCAACGACCCAACTGACCCTTGGGCTCTCATGCGTCTCTTGGATTTTTCggcattcttcttctcgtctcctgcgaagcttctccgtctccagactctgcctttttccctTCGACTTTTCTTTCGCCGTCTTCGCTCCCTCGTCGGTCTCTCACAGTCTTCACATGCGCGAAAAacggtctcttcttctgccccCCCGAAACAGGAACCGGTGTGGATATCCACGCTTTCTGTTCTGGACtctcaggtgtacgtacacctggacaaccgtctgtttcccgcttcttgtctctccaggCGTTTTCCGTACCGCCAACCGCGCACCTCCAGGGCCGAGGCCGGGCGTCGGACCAGAACGCGTCGCCCTGTAATACGTCGTTTTTGCTTTGCctgcgttctttcttcttctgtctccacactGAGTCACCCTGGAGCCTTCTGGTGATTCTTCTGGTGTTTCCGGTCTTCCCCATCTACGCCACCAGgttccgtctcttccacacgcagtcttcctctccacttccccATCAAAGGATCTCTCCGAGTCTCCTTTACTCCCCCAAATCtgctctttctgtctcctccttcgcgtctgctctccgtcgcctcccgcaccgttctctctccctgctccTCCCGTTTACACCTtcaccctctgtcttcgGCGCGTCTCGAGTCGGCTCTGAGAGGCGCCGGTTCTCCCCGGCTTCGCTCTTTCGACGAGGACTGGCCCTCTTTGCCTCGGGTGTAGAAAAGACTGACGGATACACTTCCCAAAATGGACACTCGAGACGGGGAATCCTCGccgtggaggcgagagaaaaccagGCAGCCAGCGCCtgcggcctctctctcttgtgcagcttttctctcgttgctGACTGGAAGGAAAAattctgctgtctctccgtcttcttcttctctgctcgcttcgacttcttctccagggGTGCAGACCCACTGTCGCgccgctgctttctctcgacGCATGCGGTGGCTCCTCGTGTGCCTTGTCCTCGCCCACCTCTGCTCAGAGAACACACAGTCCCTTCGGGACCTCTCTCCAGGAGCGTCTCCAGGCAAAGCCtccctctcgccgtcgctgctCGCAGCCGAGGCCGGCAAGCTTGACATTTCGGTACGAACCGCTTCCGAGTGTTCAGGAAAAATGAAGTCCCGCAGGCGCGGTGCCAGAGAACGGACTCTTGTGTACTATGCCTTCTCACGCCTCTTCTCTTATCGAAGCCGATAGTCCACGCAGGCTTGTATGAACTACTCTTcacatctatctatctatctatatatatatatatatttatttatttatcgGCGCGTGTCTATGGTTAGAAAGAGATGTATGCGGTGTATCTACAGTCTGGTGCACGTGGTTTTTGAAGTGTTCTTTGTTCACAGTCACGTGGTACACGCGGGGTTGTTTTCGCATGCATCAGCTCGGAGACGTCTCAATTCGCGTTTGCAGTGATTTCTCAGGTGATGCCATCCTTTGTATCGTGACTTCCAGAGTCTGCACAGAGATGCGAAAGTTGAAAGCTCTCTGTGAAAGTAGAGGTAATGCAAGTCCGTCTTTCTAGATACTCCTCTCTACCAGACCTGATTGCGTTTTTGCGCGCAGCCGCCGAAGCCCCAGGGGAACCCAGTGCAGATGGGGGCGCCGACTCACCCGCTCTTCGGGGCAGgaaaacaaggaaaagaTTTGCCTCCAGCTGTCGCCGACTCACCGCCACCTCCCGCTCCTCCCGTGctccctcctgtctctcctgagGCCTCAGACGCGGCGGTAGATGTGCAGCGGCGCGTCCCCGGCAGCGTCGGTGAAAGTCCAGGCGGCGAAGAGCAGGGCGAAgcccagagagagacaggccaCCATTCTGGAGATAACACGAACGAAACAGCAAAGATGGAGGAGACTGTGTCACCGGACCCGGCACACAACGAGGAGCTGCGGGATTCAGGCTCTCCTGAGACTGCtggtgaaggagaaaacgtcCCGGTTTCGGGGAAGTCTGCGATCGAAGGAGAACATAAAGAAGAAGCTCCGTCTCAGGGCCTCTCTCCTGAAAGCGATCGCGCCAGcgacacgcatgcagcaggagacagaaatcTCGCACCTGCACCTCCTGCTtccgagaaagaggcgaccGACGACGCAGTCACAAGACACGCCGAGAAACGAGGTGTAGATACACCGCCGCAGACTCAAGAGGGGGACGCTTCACAGGCCGAAGAGTCGAGGGCAGAAGATAACAAAGTCCCGGCTCCGAGCGGACAGTCTGAGAGGGTTTCCGATTCTCGGAGACGCGTACAGAGAGTGGCGGGAAACGgcgcttctccctcgagtTCGAAtggcgaagcagcagaaggaaacggatCTCCGCCTGCGGCCGCAGTTCCCGCTGACGCACGAATCGGCAGGAGTGAACAGGTGCGGCCAGCAGGAGCACCCCCACACCACGAAGCAGCCGccaagaaacgcgaaggaggTCGAAGAGGATCGCGGGGGCCGGGATTTGGAAGACAATTCACAGAAAACGCTGCTCAAAATGACCCAACGAATCAGAAACAAGGCTATCCCACCCCGAatccaggtgtacatacaccgaGCTCAGGTGTTCATACACCGAATTCAGGTGTACCTACACCCAGCGCAGGTGTAGGTACACCTCAGGGGTACCCAGTACCTCCTCAAGTAGGACAGGAAGCAGGTTTCGGACATCCAGATGCGCCTTCGAGCACGGCTCCCGCGCCGTATTACGCCAACCAGGACGCGTAtgtacagagacaaggagacgtTGCAGTTCCGTCGCACGGAACTCCCCCAGGCTACACCTACGGCTATGCGTCAGAGCCCGCGGCGGCGTACGCCTCCGAGCCTGTGCAAGTCTACGGTGACGGCGAGCGCGCCCCCCCGCAGGGCGTTTCCACCCAGGCGGAGGCGCGCAGAGACCCCGTGCGTCCGTCTGCCCTCCCTCACTGGGAGGGCGACGCCTTCGCCTCGAGTGCGCACAACGCTGAGGAAGGTGTTCACAGTCCTCGTTCCGCCTCTGTGAATGGAATCGAGACccgagaggaagcgactTGGTCCGTACCTCCTTCTGCGTATGCGCCGCGCGCAGGCCGCAGCgagtcgcatgcagttgggAACTGTAGAGATCCAGAGCTGCTGGTGCCGACGCTGGAGGAACACTGTGACGCGTGGTGTACGACAGAGGCGTTGAAGCACTGGGAAGGTAGTCGTCCAGTGTGGGCGTCTTTGCACTTGAATCCGAttccctcttttttctcggatTTGCGCACCGGGGTCTTTGTCTTGCTGTATCGCCACAGAGATTCGTTTTTCGC encodes the following:
- a CDS encoding hypothetical protein (encoded by transcript TGME49_221865), whose protein sequence is MFSSRCASNVSTAFSYSTHRHLPGREEFGHLRGRRRPRRFEGRALCRQKEVYVHALTCLEIRDLREGGKDCLCRGRSPRRLQAAISRLSGTSWVSRKPEEKETKTDKRCRRVP
- a CDS encoding hypothetical protein (encoded by transcript TGME49_221870) encodes the protein MDTRDGESSPWRREKTRQPAPAASLSCAAFLSLLTGRKNSAVSPSSSSLLASTSSPGVQTHCRAAAFSRRMRWLLVCLVLAHLCSENTQSLRDLSPGASPGKASLSPSLLAAEAGKLDISPPKPQGNPVQMGAPTHPLFGAGKQGKDLPPAVADSPPPPAPPVLPPVSPEASDAAVDVQRRVPGSVGESPGGEEQGEAQRETGHHSGDNTNETAKMEETVSPDPAHNEELRDSGSPETAGEGENVPVSGKSAIEGEHKEEAPSQGLSPESDRASDTHAAGDRNLAPAPPASEKEATDDAVTRHAEKRGVDTPPQTQEGDASQAEESRAEDNKVPAPSGQSERVSDSRRRVQRVAGNGASPSSSNGEAAEGNGSPPAAAVPADARIGRSEQVRPAGAPPHHEAAAKKREGGRRGSRGPGFGRQFTENAAQNDPTNQKQGYPTPNPGVHTPSSGVHTPNSGVPTPSAGVGTPQGYPVPPQVGQEAGFGHPDAPSSTAPAPYYANQDAYVQRQGDVAVPSHGTPPGYTYGYASEPAAAYASEPVQVYGDGERAPPQGVSTQAEARRDPVRPSALPHWEGDAFASSAHNAEEGVHSPRSASVNGIETREEATWSVPPSAYAPRAGRSESHAVGNCRDPELLVPTLEEHCDAWCTTEALKHWEGSRPVWASLHLNPIPSFFSDLRTGVFVLLYRHRDSFFAAKAHLEEEAQALGDFLAEKNREFRQAHPLVWLTLCWFLGVLVLSRLLTGHCVPAPLLCCLGGANGWCARRRRLKEEQRSREEVAQAVVDSLLKNQQVKWLLNQTKKTSFICEKLKGSVVAVQRTETEEKLTMTRGDEARDARDSAELARAVAALQRDQEELKLLLRTLQEQQQAERESRQTQLERILAETKKQFDSATLQQAQYSLTFLQALGRIRCAVDPTYSSEDKEQLEALIERDAAAIREFFSEECRDEVNDTYELPDASPARNSFAEETFSHLMRTGMSPRGLTFAGNSFGFSARSRNGEEERDKESSPSTSPPREAADCPAAREDASRQATGEQHVEEDAKPSAADVDESRRSSAITRQEGPRGVVPPNLFDVTPAVAASGFAPPAVVNFPSASSSLGSHSPSSQPPPVPPSGPASCSAAPFEESLASPPEGDGVSAAVHPRSPLPPQGLRDPFASPLPPSADIEGGSGGPAHRLRSSSIGSVASLGQGVASPTTLTSNGVYGQAPPAGLPASLGNAAPSEGAAGRFVGSRGGAGGVEATRGAPPGTAGASSEPAQRPASGTSHLHVTGAGDENASSLECPTRPPTGGLVSSRPPSAEEPSSGRPLMNGTAPMPPAGLKPHDPLPPQTAAGLRPAGRILRERREPPKVQAATNPFGIPPPPSAPLSSGMDF